One genomic window of Bacillus mycoides includes the following:
- the nhaC gene encoding Na+/H+ antiporter NhaC, producing MKSVRLPSMLEIIILLFLFLAVVFSFQTIFDLPIQLALFISWFLVIALGLRLGFRYQELQDAITKGISNGLEAILILVAVGSLIGTWIAGGVVPTLIYYGLEFIHPSIFLLATLIICSITSIATGTSWGTVGTAGIAMMAIGEGLGLPLPLVAGAVLSGAYFGDKLSPLSDSTVLAASMAKVDVIAHVRAMLVLDVPAFIITSIMFTVAGWMYGGDNVDLNRVEFLKEALLKQFDIKIWMLVPAVIVIVLLALKKPSMPTIAMGALIGAIWATLFQGMHFGEAIGTAYNGFSIQSGVEFVDKLLNRGGINGMLSSVAVIIFGLGFGGLLEKLGVLKVIVSKFEKKLNSAGNVTLSTLIVAFLANIFGCAMYVSLILTPKIMEDSYDKLKIDRRVLARNSEVGGTLTSGMVPWSDNGIFMAGILGVATFSYVPFMWLSFVSLILAVIYGYTGKFIWYVDDAEKGKQAS from the coding sequence ATGAAAAGTGTAAGATTACCCTCGATGCTAGAAATCATCATTCTTTTATTCCTATTTCTTGCTGTCGTCTTTTCCTTCCAAACGATTTTTGATCTCCCAATTCAATTAGCGCTATTTATTTCATGGTTTTTAGTTATTGCGCTTGGATTAAGGTTAGGATTTCGTTATCAAGAATTGCAAGATGCAATTACGAAAGGGATTTCTAATGGATTAGAAGCAATTCTTATTTTAGTTGCAGTTGGATCTTTAATTGGAACATGGATTGCTGGTGGGGTTGTACCTACATTAATTTATTATGGATTAGAATTCATTCACCCTAGCATATTCTTATTGGCAACTTTAATTATTTGTTCAATAACTTCTATCGCGACAGGAACATCATGGGGAACAGTTGGAACAGCTGGTATTGCTATGATGGCGATTGGGGAAGGGCTTGGATTACCACTTCCGCTTGTTGCAGGTGCAGTTCTTTCAGGAGCTTATTTTGGAGACAAATTATCACCACTTTCTGATAGCACAGTTCTTGCAGCTTCTATGGCAAAAGTAGATGTTATTGCTCACGTTCGAGCTATGCTCGTATTAGACGTTCCAGCTTTTATTATTACCAGCATTATGTTTACTGTTGCTGGATGGATGTATGGCGGGGATAATGTAGATTTAAATAGAGTAGAGTTTTTAAAAGAAGCTTTATTAAAGCAATTTGATATTAAAATATGGATGCTTGTTCCGGCTGTAATCGTTATTGTGCTATTGGCGCTGAAGAAACCTTCTATGCCAACAATTGCTATGGGAGCTTTAATTGGTGCAATTTGGGCAACTCTTTTCCAAGGGATGCACTTTGGAGAGGCAATTGGAACAGCATATAACGGATTCTCAATTCAATCTGGTGTCGAATTTGTCGATAAGTTATTAAACCGTGGTGGAATTAACGGTATGCTTAGTTCAGTAGCCGTTATTATTTTCGGCTTAGGTTTTGGTGGACTACTTGAAAAGCTAGGTGTTTTAAAAGTAATCGTATCAAAATTTGAGAAGAAATTAAATTCTGCAGGTAATGTAACATTGTCTACATTAATCGTGGCATTCTTAGCTAATATATTTGGTTGTGCGATGTATGTATCACTTATTTTAACACCGAAAATTATGGAAGATAGCTATGATAAATTAAAAATAGATCGCCGTGTATTAGCACGTAACTCAGAAGTAGGTGGAACGTTAACTTCTGGTATGGTTCCGTGGTCGGATAATGGTATTTTTATGGCTGGTATTTTAGGTGTGGCAACGTTCTCATACGTTCCGTTTATGTGGTTAAGCTTCGTTTCATTAATTTTGGCAGTTATTTACGGATATACAGGAAAATTCATTTGGTATGTAGATGACGCTGAAAAAGGAAAACAAGCATCATAA
- the fumC gene encoding class II fumarate hydratase: MEYRIERDTLGEMKVPADKLWAAQTQRSKENFPIGTEHMPLEIVKAFAILKKSAAISNQKLGKLSEEKAQAIVEAADEVIAEKWNEHFPLVVWQTGSGTQSNMNVNEVIANRGNQILKEKGSDVHIHPNDDVNMSQSSNDTFPTALHVACVIAVENHVLPAITKLKETLAEKVTAFEHIIKIGRTHLQDATPLTLGQEISGWHRMLEKTERMIADSNTYMKELAIGGTAVGTGINAHPKFGEMVAEEISLFTGKQFVSAPNKFHALTSHDEVVFAHGALKALAADLMKIANDVRWLASGPRSGLGEIIIPANEPGSSIMPGKVNPTQSEALTMVVAQVMGNDTTIGFAASQGNFELNVFKPVIAYNFLQSAHLLADATVSFNDKCAVGIEADEEVINENVNRSLMLVTALNPHIGYENAAKIAKHAHKEGLTLKEAALQSGLLTEEQFDEIVDPKKMIAPKE; encoded by the coding sequence ATGGAGTACAGAATTGAAAGAGATACATTAGGAGAAATGAAAGTTCCAGCTGATAAATTATGGGCAGCACAAACACAGCGTAGTAAGGAAAATTTTCCGATTGGAACAGAGCATATGCCGCTTGAAATTGTAAAAGCATTTGCGATTTTAAAGAAGAGTGCAGCGATTAGCAATCAAAAATTAGGGAAGTTATCAGAAGAAAAAGCACAAGCAATTGTGGAAGCTGCTGATGAAGTTATCGCAGAAAAATGGAATGAACATTTTCCACTTGTCGTATGGCAAACAGGTAGTGGTACACAATCGAATATGAATGTAAATGAAGTAATTGCAAACCGCGGTAATCAAATTTTGAAAGAAAAGGGATCTGACGTACATATTCATCCGAATGATGACGTGAACATGTCTCAAAGTTCAAATGATACGTTCCCAACAGCACTTCATGTAGCGTGTGTAATTGCGGTAGAAAATCATGTATTGCCAGCTATTACGAAATTAAAAGAAACATTAGCAGAAAAAGTAACTGCATTTGAACATATTATTAAAATCGGTCGTACACATTTACAAGATGCAACACCGTTAACGTTAGGACAAGAAATTAGCGGATGGCACCGTATGCTTGAAAAAACAGAGCGTATGATTGCAGATAGCAATACATATATGAAAGAATTAGCAATTGGTGGTACTGCGGTTGGAACTGGAATTAATGCGCACCCTAAATTTGGTGAGATGGTAGCAGAAGAAATTAGTCTGTTTACAGGTAAACAATTTGTTTCTGCACCAAATAAATTCCATGCGTTAACGAGCCATGATGAAGTTGTATTTGCACACGGAGCATTAAAAGCATTAGCTGCGGATTTAATGAAGATAGCTAACGATGTGCGCTGGCTTGCAAGTGGTCCGCGTAGTGGTCTTGGAGAAATTATTATTCCTGCAAATGAACCAGGAAGCTCTATTATGCCAGGGAAAGTAAATCCAACGCAAAGCGAAGCACTAACAATGGTTGTAGCACAAGTTATGGGGAATGACACAACAATCGGATTTGCTGCGAGCCAAGGTAATTTTGAGCTAAACGTATTCAAACCAGTTATTGCTTACAACTTCCTGCAATCTGCTCACTTATTAGCTGATGCAACCGTTTCATTTAATGATAAATGTGCAGTTGGTATTGAAGCAGATGAAGAAGTAATTAATGAAAATGTAAATCGTTCATTAATGCTTGTAACAGCGCTAAACCCACATATCGGGTATGAAAATGCCGCGAAAATTGCGAAGCATGCCCATAAAGAAGGGTTAACTTTAAAAGAAGCAGCATTGCAATCGGGATTACTAACAGAAGAGCAATTTGATGAAATTGTAGACCCGAAAAAAATGATTGCTCCGAAAGAATAA
- a CDS encoding FAD-dependent oxidoreductase, whose protein sequence is MHELSYEGLTGEIITRYDCEYEEARQEWNRAIQKFPLAIIYCFTKWDVSNAIIWARKNEISIRIRSGGHHYEGYSAGNNVLVIDISKMNCMQLNEHKNTLVIQGGVQNKQIYDFISSKGYPFPGGTCPTVGVSGYTLGGGWGYSSRYFGLGCDNLIELELIDYKGKVITANETYHKDLFWACRGAGGGNFGIVVSLTFKLPPIVDKVTFVELYWPNASVDIQKEFLHTWQSWLVNLNSKMTIGASIYNSAAEGLAIYGRGLYYGTPEDAAFILQDLVNINGVKVNLQYLSFLEAMDIVQSSYPPYEQFKSTGRFVHKQYNEEEVEKIISLIEDRASGSIFAALSLYPLGGKVQDVDKDATAFYYRDAHYIIGIQSIWEDPIFKKDNSQWLEQRFDYIESITEGSFVNFPYSDLKDYMNAYYGTHANKLRKISKKYDPLCVFTFPQGIKN, encoded by the coding sequence ATGCATGAGTTAAGTTATGAAGGGTTAACAGGTGAAATTATTACAAGATATGATTGTGAGTATGAAGAAGCTAGACAAGAATGGAATCGAGCTATTCAAAAGTTTCCTTTAGCTATCATTTATTGTTTTACGAAATGGGATGTTAGTAATGCGATTATTTGGGCGAGAAAAAATGAAATTTCTATTCGCATTCGTTCTGGTGGACACCATTATGAAGGGTATTCTGCCGGAAACAACGTCCTCGTAATTGATATAAGTAAAATGAACTGTATGCAGCTTAATGAACATAAAAATACATTAGTCATTCAAGGTGGTGTTCAAAATAAACAAATCTATGACTTTATCTCTTCAAAAGGTTATCCATTTCCAGGCGGAACTTGTCCAACTGTTGGAGTAAGTGGATACACTTTAGGCGGAGGTTGGGGCTATTCTAGTAGGTATTTCGGCCTTGGTTGTGACAATTTAATAGAGTTAGAATTAATCGACTATAAAGGTAAAGTAATTACAGCTAATGAAACTTACCATAAAGACTTATTTTGGGCTTGTCGCGGGGCAGGTGGCGGAAATTTTGGCATCGTTGTTTCGTTAACTTTTAAGCTCCCTCCAATAGTTGATAAAGTTACTTTCGTTGAACTATATTGGCCTAACGCTTCAGTAGACATCCAAAAGGAATTTCTTCACACATGGCAAAGCTGGCTAGTAAATTTAAATAGTAAAATGACAATTGGTGCGAGCATATACAACTCTGCTGCGGAAGGACTTGCAATATATGGACGAGGTTTATATTATGGTACCCCTGAAGATGCAGCATTCATTTTACAAGATTTAGTCAATATAAACGGGGTGAAGGTGAATTTACAATATCTCAGCTTTCTTGAAGCAATGGACATTGTACAATCTTCATATCCACCGTATGAACAATTTAAATCTACAGGTCGATTCGTTCATAAACAATATAACGAGGAAGAAGTCGAAAAAATTATTAGTCTTATTGAAGATAGAGCTTCCGGCAGTATTTTTGCAGCTTTAAGCCTCTATCCACTTGGAGGAAAAGTTCAGGATGTAGATAAAGATGCGACCGCTTTTTATTACCGTGATGCACATTATATTATCGGCATTCAATCTATATGGGAAGATCCAATCTTTAAAAAGGATAACTCCCAATGGTTAGAACAACGATTTGACTATATAGAATCCATAACAGAAGGCTCATTCGTCAATTTCCCATACAGCGATTTGAAAGATTATATGAACGCTTATTACGGAACACACGCGAACAAATTAAGAAAAATTAGTAAAAAATATGACCCTTTATGCGTATTTACTTTTCCACAAGGAATTAAAAATTAA
- a CDS encoding PH domain-containing protein produces MKFKAKKNPFHIILISLFLVVFFISLFFQNDNSIFFTLMMLLNIVNLSSFYFSHYKITESALVVKHGFILRTEIPFEDIRHIKYSGKKLRSENWTRQQIEIHYNLFDSVTSFVPQKEEKFISLLKENWPNVKIINSTSNE; encoded by the coding sequence TTGAAATTTAAAGCGAAAAAAAATCCATTTCATATCATTTTAATCTCATTGTTTTTAGTTGTTTTTTTCATTTCCCTATTCTTTCAAAATGATAATTCTATTTTTTTCACTCTCATGATGCTCTTAAATATCGTGAATCTCTCTTCTTTCTATTTTTCTCATTACAAAATAACGGAATCTGCCCTTGTTGTTAAACATGGTTTCATACTCCGTACTGAAATTCCATTTGAAGATATACGCCACATTAAATACTCTGGTAAAAAGCTTCGTTCAGAAAATTGGACAAGACAGCAAATAGAAATTCATTATAATTTATTCGACTCAGTAACATCTTTCGTACCACAAAAAGAGGAGAAATTCATTTCACTCTTAAAAGAAAACTGGCCAAATGTGAAAATAATCAATAGCACCTCAAATGAATAG
- a CDS encoding DUF2087 domain-containing protein: protein MSDISEKFWDASVEELKKGYVFDEVAEEYICLACGETFIKGVIYQENQVLYEAEKFVQLHIQNEHTSMFEYLLNLDKKFTGLTDLQKKMVQFFHMGLNDKEIVKEMDGGSTSTIRNHRFTLREKMKQAKVFLALMELSEEKSKVQTKFVPIHRTATMVDDRYNITEEENAEVLTTHFTEGLDGPLSKFPKKQKRKLIILRHLAKKFDSNKKYTEKEVNTVLENIYPDFVTLRRYLIEYGFLDRTADGSQYWVKL from the coding sequence ATGAGTGATATATCAGAGAAGTTTTGGGATGCGTCGGTAGAGGAATTGAAGAAAGGGTATGTATTTGACGAGGTAGCAGAGGAGTATATTTGTTTAGCTTGTGGAGAAACGTTTATTAAAGGGGTTATTTATCAAGAAAATCAAGTTTTGTATGAAGCAGAGAAGTTTGTACAGTTGCATATTCAAAATGAGCATACGTCTATGTTTGAATATTTATTAAATCTTGATAAGAAGTTTACAGGTTTAACTGATTTGCAAAAGAAAATGGTTCAGTTTTTCCATATGGGACTTAACGATAAAGAGATTGTAAAAGAAATGGACGGCGGGAGCACGTCGACGATTCGCAATCATCGATTTACATTGCGAGAGAAAATGAAGCAAGCGAAAGTATTTTTAGCGTTAATGGAATTGTCAGAAGAAAAATCAAAAGTTCAAACTAAATTTGTACCGATTCATAGAACAGCTACGATGGTGGATGATCGATACAATATTACAGAGGAAGAAAATGCTGAAGTTTTAACAACGCATTTTACAGAAGGTTTGGATGGACCGCTTTCTAAATTTCCGAAAAAGCAAAAGCGTAAATTAATTATATTACGTCATTTAGCGAAGAAATTCGATAGTAATAAAAAGTATACTGAAAAAGAAGTAAATACAGTTTTAGAAAATATATATCCGGATTTTGTAACTTTGAGAAGATATTTAATTGAATATGGTTTTTTAGATAGAACAGCTGATGGAAGCCAATATTGGGTGAAGTTATAA
- a CDS encoding MATE family efflux transporter gives MKPPTDNNKEGVESQQSETEHKPIWKSMSMFLVPLLLSNVLQSVGQLFGMVVVGRWLGVNDLAAISAFFPLFFLLVSFVIGIGSGSSILIGQAFGAKNEERLKAIVGTTLTFTFIIGVVLAIIGSIFAMDIMRLMGTPENIIGISVHYARILFISMPVLFLYFAYTTFMRGTGDSKTPFYFLIVSTALNMILLPILIFGWLGAPKLDVYGAAYASVISTVITFIVMLLYLKKKNHPLQLDGTVRKYLRMDWELLKLLLRLGIPASINMILVSLSEIAVIAFVNRYGSDATAAYGVVNQVASYVQMPAVSLGITVSIFAAQSIGANQFDRLQKVVKAGIIMNYIIGGVLISLIYLFSRDILALFLTSQNTIDIAHSLIMITLWSYLIFGHAQIISATMRASGTVLWPTVISVVSIWLVEVPVAYYLSYHTSLGIEGIWIGYPAAFIVSLILQYAYYKLSWQKKRITRLVS, from the coding sequence TTGAAACCACCTACAGATAACAATAAAGAAGGTGTAGAGTCACAGCAGTCAGAAACGGAACATAAGCCGATATGGAAATCGATGTCCATGTTTTTAGTACCGTTACTTTTAAGTAATGTATTACAGTCAGTTGGACAGTTATTTGGAATGGTAGTAGTAGGAAGATGGCTTGGCGTAAATGATCTAGCAGCTATATCGGCATTCTTCCCGTTATTTTTCCTGCTCGTTTCATTTGTAATTGGAATTGGTTCTGGTAGTTCAATTTTAATTGGTCAGGCATTTGGTGCTAAAAATGAAGAACGTTTAAAAGCTATCGTTGGTACGACGCTTACGTTTACTTTTATTATCGGAGTCGTGTTGGCGATAATAGGTAGTATTTTTGCGATGGATATTATGCGCCTTATGGGAACACCAGAAAATATTATTGGAATAAGTGTGCATTACGCAAGAATTTTATTTATATCTATGCCAGTATTATTTTTATATTTTGCATACACAACATTTATGAGAGGTACAGGAGATTCTAAAACGCCATTTTACTTTTTAATCGTTAGTACAGCGCTAAATATGATCTTATTACCAATTCTTATTTTTGGCTGGTTAGGAGCTCCGAAATTAGATGTTTACGGAGCAGCCTATGCTTCAGTTATATCTACAGTTATTACGTTTATTGTCATGCTATTGTATTTAAAGAAGAAAAATCATCCACTACAATTAGACGGGACAGTAAGAAAATATCTTCGTATGGACTGGGAGTTATTAAAGTTATTGTTACGACTTGGTATTCCAGCGAGTATTAATATGATATTAGTTTCATTATCAGAAATTGCAGTAATTGCATTTGTGAATCGCTATGGATCAGATGCAACAGCGGCGTATGGTGTTGTGAACCAAGTTGCAAGTTATGTACAAATGCCGGCAGTTAGTCTCGGCATTACCGTATCAATTTTTGCGGCGCAATCAATTGGTGCGAACCAATTTGATCGATTACAGAAAGTTGTTAAGGCCGGAATCATCATGAATTATATTATTGGTGGTGTATTAATATCTCTTATTTACTTGTTCTCAAGAGATATTTTAGCACTATTTTTGACAAGTCAAAATACAATTGACATTGCTCATAGTCTAATCATGATTACATTATGGAGCTACTTAATTTTCGGTCATGCACAAATTATTAGTGCGACAATGCGAGCAAGTGGTACTGTACTATGGCCAACTGTAATCAGTGTTGTATCAATTTGGCTTGTTGAAGTACCTGTAGCGTATTATCTTTCTTACCATACGAGTCTTGGTATAGAAGGAATTTGGATTGGATACCCAGCGGCATTCATCGTCAGTTTAATATTACAGTATGCATATTATAAGCTTTCATGGCAGAAGAAACGAATTACACGATTAGTGAGTTAA
- a CDS encoding peptidase E, whose translation MKLAVIGGGDLHDPNHLHINERLIELTNKQYPKVLFIPTASRDDEGYIKLFLETFEKRLHCEVQILRFITETPTKYEIDEMIHSADLIYLGGGNYVHMLEQWKEHKLDEKLLFALKRGTLIAGYSAGAMCWFTSSIRSDYEGSGYIESSGWSIVNKRFCPHYNQLNRMNAFHTFLQTHQGNIEGIALEDNCALYITEGSFEIIGEPDTAWEFYMNNGKLIRQHFDITLKSYL comes from the coding sequence ATGAAATTAGCTGTCATTGGTGGCGGTGATTTACACGATCCAAATCACTTGCATATTAATGAACGACTTATAGAATTAACAAATAAACAATACCCAAAAGTATTATTCATTCCAACAGCTAGTCGTGATGATGAAGGATATATAAAGTTATTTTTAGAAACGTTTGAAAAGCGATTACATTGTGAGGTTCAAATTTTACGATTTATAACCGAAACACCTACTAAATATGAAATAGATGAGATGATTCATTCTGCCGATTTAATTTATCTTGGCGGTGGGAATTACGTTCATATGCTTGAACAATGGAAAGAACATAAACTAGATGAAAAGTTACTATTTGCTTTAAAACGCGGAACACTTATTGCAGGATATAGTGCCGGTGCGATGTGCTGGTTCACATCTAGCATTCGTTCAGATTATGAAGGTTCCGGTTATATAGAAAGTAGTGGCTGGAGTATTGTTAATAAAAGATTTTGCCCCCATTACAATCAATTAAATAGAATGAATGCCTTCCATACGTTTTTACAAACTCACCAAGGTAATATAGAGGGCATTGCATTAGAAGATAATTGCGCTTTATATATTACCGAAGGTTCATTTGAAATTATCGGTGAGCCAGATACAGCTTGGGAGTTTTATATGAATAATGGAAAACTCATTAGACAACATTTTGATATAACTTTAAAAAGTTATTTATAA
- a CDS encoding DUF3942 family protein, translating to MDFRFEFAAKVKEYLDDEKDEKIIKDGHRDIIFKYLYPLESEIGIFKNPNFTFFASGRRSHIVLENIEFKTEVNVESNIIEITKIVDNVVIPLDTIVAKDRELFALGRNEKFSAQILEYYLYDTFGEKLGLQ from the coding sequence GTGGATTTTCGATTTGAGTTTGCAGCGAAGGTGAAAGAATATTTAGATGATGAAAAAGATGAAAAAATAATAAAAGATGGACACAGAGATATAATTTTTAAATATTTATATCCGTTAGAGAGTGAAATTGGCATTTTTAAAAATCCTAACTTTACTTTTTTTGCATCAGGAAGACGTTCACATATAGTATTAGAAAATATTGAATTTAAAACAGAAGTAAACGTAGAAAGTAATATAATTGAAATTACAAAAATAGTGGATAATGTGGTAATTCCATTAGATACTATCGTAGCAAAAGATCGGGAATTATTTGCACTCGGGCGTAATGAGAAATTTAGTGCGCAAATATTAGAATATTATCTCTATGATACATTTGGAGAGAAGTTAGGTTTACAATGA
- a CDS encoding BlaI/MecI/CopY family transcriptional regulator: protein MFTQNYKLNEQGLNHFFGPLEAKIMEIVWATEGITIKDVQQKLSEESPVNFNTVMTVMNRLVEKAHLEKHIVKRSGMYRTTQTKEEFLSNQTKKMTQELMGEFGNLVVNHMIDELEQADPSLIKKLEEKLSQLKKEDR from the coding sequence ATGTTTACTCAAAACTACAAGTTAAATGAGCAAGGGTTAAATCACTTTTTCGGACCGCTTGAAGCGAAAATAATGGAAATTGTTTGGGCTACTGAGGGTATTACCATTAAAGATGTGCAACAGAAATTAAGTGAAGAATCCCCGGTGAATTTTAATACTGTAATGACAGTTATGAACAGATTAGTAGAGAAAGCACATTTAGAAAAGCATATCGTGAAAAGAAGTGGTATGTATCGTACTACACAAACGAAAGAAGAATTTTTATCTAATCAAACGAAGAAAATGACACAAGAATTAATGGGTGAATTTGGAAATCTTGTTGTGAACCATATGATAGATGAATTAGAACAAGCTGATCCATCTTTAATAAAAAAATTAGAAGAGAAATTAAGTCAGCTAAAAAAAGAGGACAGATAA
- a CDS encoding M56 family metallopeptidase, which translates to MKWQMRKIVLLAVTTSVLFFSMLMYYVTYPFLFQNKAFFLSQFCLFELQKHMRELSILRIMIAGLLLFTVIIISKRIWKQFFYSKKLKKSLVSITRKGKQVYVLSTLQITAFTIGLFRPKIVISEGMFQAFSEEEIDAIVLHEEYHQKNRDPLKLFFFTLLAEGMMYIPILKGMLQRYHVYQELSADKYAMQKMKSSFELGSALLKLIKIKTMENQCITASFAKTAINLRIEQVLNEKVIKLNIPLHTNSVYVTLGLFCMSIVLIVGECI; encoded by the coding sequence ATGAAGTGGCAAATGCGTAAAATCGTTTTGTTAGCAGTGACTACTAGTGTTCTTTTTTTTAGTATGTTAATGTACTACGTTACATACCCATTTCTTTTTCAAAATAAAGCATTTTTCCTTTCACAATTTTGTTTATTTGAATTACAAAAGCATATGAGGGAACTATCAATACTTCGTATAATGATAGCCGGATTACTGTTATTTACTGTAATCATTATAAGTAAAAGAATTTGGAAGCAGTTTTTTTATAGTAAAAAATTGAAAAAAAGTCTCGTGTCTATTACTAGAAAAGGAAAGCAAGTGTACGTATTATCAACGTTACAGATTACGGCATTTACAATTGGGTTATTTCGACCGAAAATTGTTATTTCAGAAGGAATGTTTCAGGCGTTTTCAGAGGAAGAAATTGATGCGATTGTATTACATGAGGAATATCATCAAAAAAATCGAGATCCATTAAAGTTATTTTTCTTTACATTGTTAGCTGAAGGAATGATGTACATTCCTATATTAAAAGGAATGCTGCAGCGTTATCATGTCTATCAGGAGCTATCAGCTGATAAATATGCGATGCAAAAAATGAAATCTTCATTTGAGCTAGGTAGTGCATTATTAAAGTTAATTAAAATAAAGACGATGGAAAATCAATGTATTACAGCTTCGTTTGCGAAAACTGCAATTAATTTACGAATTGAGCAAGTGTTGAATGAGAAAGTTATTAAGTTGAATATACCATTACATACGAATTCAGTATATGTAACGTTAGGGCTATTTTGTATGTCGATTGTACTTATTGTCGGAGAGTGCATATAG
- the ccdA gene encoding cytochrome c-type biogenesis protein CcdA, whose protein sequence is MNAADLTIWLVVGAGVLSFISPCSLPLYPSYLSYITGVSIQDLKENRGIMQKSAIIHTVFFMIGFSVIFYALGLSVSWIGITFSSNQKLIQQIGGIFIILMGLFMTGVIQPKWLMAEKKVQYRSKSTGYIRSILVGMTYAAGWTPCVGPIFSAVLMLGATNPESALLYITAYTLGFAVPFFVMAFFIGKVKWIVTYANVMMKIGGGMMILTGVLLYTNQMTKITAFFIRIFGGFTGF, encoded by the coding sequence ATGAATGCGGCGGATTTAACAATTTGGCTAGTAGTAGGGGCTGGGGTGCTTTCATTTATATCACCATGTTCTTTACCGCTATATCCATCTTATTTATCATATATTACAGGTGTTTCTATTCAAGATTTAAAAGAAAATCGTGGAATTATGCAAAAGTCAGCGATTATACATACAGTATTTTTTATGATCGGTTTCTCGGTTATTTTTTATGCATTAGGTTTATCAGTAAGCTGGATTGGGATCACTTTTTCATCTAATCAAAAGCTGATTCAGCAAATTGGTGGAATATTTATTATTTTGATGGGGCTATTTATGACTGGAGTGATTCAGCCTAAGTGGCTTATGGCAGAGAAAAAAGTACAATATAGAAGTAAATCGACAGGATATATTCGCTCGATTTTGGTGGGTATGACATATGCAGCAGGATGGACACCGTGTGTTGGGCCAATATTTTCTGCGGTACTTATGCTCGGTGCGACCAATCCTGAAAGTGCGCTTCTGTATATTACAGCGTACACCCTTGGATTTGCAGTTCCGTTTTTCGTGATGGCATTTTTTATCGGAAAGGTAAAATGGATTGTTACATATGCCAATGTCATGATGAAAATTGGCGGTGGAATGATGATACTAACAGGGGTTTTATTATATACAAATCAAATGACGAAAATTACAGCATTCTTTATTCGTATATTTGGTGGATTTACAGGATTTTAG
- a CDS encoding TlpA family protein disulfide reductase: protein MKKLIAIILAGALIWAGVNFYNTKKEEKERKAKQAELQEKEVLPQVGFKAPNITLKGLDGKLYSLNDAKGKPYVINFWASWCGPCEMEAPDLVRLYDKYKKDVEIFAVNATIGDPVQEASAFADRHGFKFPVLLDMDGVAGLDYKVFSLPTTFFVNKDGIIVDQARGVLPPDQLEEKFKKIIEN, encoded by the coding sequence GTGAAGAAACTAATTGCTATTATACTGGCCGGGGCACTAATTTGGGCAGGGGTTAATTTTTATAATACAAAGAAAGAAGAAAAAGAAAGAAAAGCGAAACAAGCGGAGTTACAAGAAAAAGAAGTATTGCCACAAGTGGGATTTAAAGCACCAAACATAACATTAAAAGGATTGGACGGGAAGCTGTATTCGTTAAATGATGCAAAGGGAAAACCATATGTTATTAATTTTTGGGCATCGTGGTGTGGCCCATGTGAAATGGAGGCTCCTGACTTAGTTCGTTTGTATGATAAGTATAAAAAGGATGTTGAAATCTTTGCGGTAAATGCAACAATCGGGGATCCAGTACAAGAAGCGAGCGCATTCGCAGATCGCCACGGATTTAAATTTCCAGTTCTATTAGATATGGACGGAGTAGCTGGATTAGATTATAAAGTATTCTCTTTACCAACGACATTTTTTGTTAATAAAGATGGAATTATTGTAGATCAGGCACGAGGTGTATTACCTCCAGATCAATTAGAAGAGAAGTTTAAGAAAATAATTGAGAATTAA